From the Burkholderiales bacterium genome, one window contains:
- a CDS encoding ABC transporter ATP-binding protein yields MLVLSKVSAGYGGFQALFDVSLEVKAGETVAVIGPNGAGKTTLLRVISRLIDATAGELMMEGRRLNDVPPHEVVGCGIAHVPENRRLFPRLTVEENLRMGAFVPQARALCVQRLERVYQLFPRMKERRHQPAGTLSGGEQQMCAIGRALMSGPRLLLLDEPSAGLAPVVVQAIFESVRRMSAEGYTVLIVEQNIRQVLKIATRGYLLETGRIRAAGTAAQLLDTDELKKAYLGL; encoded by the coding sequence ATGCTGGTTTTGAGCAAGGTCTCCGCGGGCTACGGCGGCTTTCAGGCGCTGTTCGACGTGAGCCTCGAGGTCAAGGCGGGTGAGACCGTTGCGGTGATCGGCCCCAATGGCGCGGGCAAGACGACGCTGTTGCGGGTAATCTCGCGGCTGATCGACGCGACTGCCGGAGAGCTCATGATGGAAGGCCGGCGTCTGAATGACGTGCCGCCACACGAGGTGGTGGGATGCGGCATTGCGCACGTGCCGGAGAACCGGCGGCTGTTCCCGCGGCTCACCGTCGAGGAGAACCTGCGCATGGGCGCATTCGTGCCGCAGGCTCGGGCGCTGTGCGTTCAGCGTCTGGAACGCGTCTACCAGTTGTTTCCGCGCATGAAGGAGCGCCGGCATCAGCCGGCCGGAACGCTTTCCGGTGGCGAGCAGCAGATGTGCGCCATCGGCCGGGCCCTCATGTCCGGCCCGCGGCTGCTGCTGCTCGACGAACCTTCGGCGGGACTGGCGCCGGTCGTGGTGCAGGCGATCTTCGAGTCCGTGCGCCGGATGAGCGCGGAGGGCTATACCGTGTTGATCGTCGAGCAGAACATCCGCCAGGTACTCAAGATCGCCACCCGCGGCTACCTGCTCGAAACCGGGCGCATCCGCGCCGCCGGCACGGCCGCGCAACTGCTCGACACCGACGAACTCAAGAAAGCTTACCTGGGACTCTGA
- a CDS encoding branched-chain amino acid ABC transporter permease: MEIFDIFLLEAVVNGVLLGGILALLALGLNLIFGVIDVVWICYAELIMIGMYAVYYLHVEYSWPLWLAFAAAVAMVSVLGMALHQFVIRPVLSAEPINQLLVTGGVLFLLQGAATLAFGVEFRNLGVKLPTFELSGMFLSVARLTAFAIALGCMIAVYAFLKRTYLGTAIRAISQDRGIMPLMGVNPSHIFLITSALGGALAGVAACLLVLQYDIHPAIGLSFGPIAFLVCVLGGLGNMIGGFLAAFIFAQFISVGGYFFHLEWGYVLAFLFFIGFMFWRPQGLLGGKA, translated from the coding sequence ATGGAGATCTTCGACATCTTTCTGCTGGAAGCGGTGGTCAACGGCGTGCTGCTGGGCGGCATCCTGGCGCTGCTGGCGCTGGGGCTGAACCTGATCTTCGGCGTGATCGACGTGGTGTGGATCTGCTACGCCGAGCTGATCATGATCGGCATGTACGCTGTGTACTACCTGCACGTCGAGTATTCCTGGCCGTTGTGGCTGGCCTTCGCTGCGGCCGTCGCGATGGTCTCGGTGCTGGGCATGGCGCTGCACCAGTTCGTGATCCGGCCGGTGCTCTCCGCCGAGCCGATCAATCAGCTGCTGGTCACTGGAGGCGTGCTCTTCCTGCTGCAGGGCGCGGCTACGCTCGCCTTCGGCGTGGAGTTCCGCAATCTCGGCGTCAAGTTGCCTACCTTCGAGTTGAGCGGGATGTTTCTCAGTGTGGCGCGACTGACCGCTTTCGCGATCGCGCTGGGTTGCATGATTGCCGTATACGCCTTCCTCAAACGCACGTATCTCGGCACCGCGATCCGCGCCATCTCGCAGGACCGCGGGATCATGCCGCTGATGGGCGTGAATCCGAGCCACATCTTTCTGATCACGTCCGCGCTGGGTGGGGCGCTGGCCGGGGTCGCCGCCTGCCTCCTGGTGCTTCAGTACGACATCCACCCGGCGATCGGACTTTCGTTCGGGCCGATCGCCTTCCTGGTATGCGTGCTGGGCGGGCTCGGAAACATGATCGGCGGGTTTCTCGCGGCGTTCATCTTCGCCCAGTTCATTTCCGTGGGCGGGTATTTCTTCCACCTCGAGTGGGGCTACGTGCTGGCCTTCCTGTTCTTCATCGGTTTCATGTTCTGGCGGCCGCAGGGTTTGCTCGGAGGCAAGGCATGA
- a CDS encoding branched-chain amino acid ABC transporter permease → MRRALPWMGVALLAAAPLSGMGNYPLHLMIMCLLWAFVYTSWALMGRLGMTSLGHGAFLAIGAYGVVMAWNLFSVSPWLSLPLLLAITALVAFLIGYPCFRLKIVGHYFALVTLALGEVARMIIVALRDQTGGSLGATPNTALADAAWSLSALQFSSKLVWFYIILGFWLFGLWVWARIDRSMARLALEAISQEEDAAASVGMNVTRLKLGVTIVSALMTCVGGALYAQYQLYVNPETVSGIGVSLQMVFGAIAGGMFVRLGPTVGAVFTLLLAEALRLALGHDIHGLDVTLYGLMLVLFIIFMPKGILGAAIAALEERRAPKPLPATLTR, encoded by the coding sequence ATGAGGCGCGCGCTGCCGTGGATGGGGGTCGCGCTGCTCGCTGCCGCGCCGCTTTCCGGCATGGGCAACTACCCGCTGCACCTGATGATCATGTGCCTGCTCTGGGCATTCGTTTATACGAGCTGGGCGTTGATGGGGCGGTTGGGGATGACCAGCCTGGGCCACGGTGCTTTTCTGGCGATCGGCGCCTACGGGGTGGTCATGGCCTGGAATCTGTTCTCGGTTTCCCCCTGGCTGTCGCTGCCGTTGCTGCTGGCGATCACCGCGCTGGTCGCATTCCTGATCGGGTATCCGTGCTTCCGGCTGAAGATCGTCGGGCACTACTTCGCGCTGGTCACGCTGGCGCTTGGAGAAGTCGCGCGCATGATCATTGTGGCGCTTCGGGACCAGACCGGCGGCTCGCTAGGCGCTACGCCCAACACCGCGCTCGCCGACGCCGCGTGGTCGCTCTCGGCCCTACAGTTTTCCTCCAAGCTCGTCTGGTTCTACATCATCCTCGGCTTCTGGCTCTTCGGGCTCTGGGTGTGGGCTAGGATCGACCGCTCGATGGCGCGGCTTGCGCTCGAGGCCATCAGCCAGGAGGAGGACGCCGCGGCATCGGTCGGGATGAACGTCACCCGGCTCAAGCTCGGTGTCACGATCGTCTCGGCGCTGATGACGTGCGTAGGCGGTGCGCTCTACGCGCAGTACCAGCTCTATGTGAATCCGGAAACGGTCTCGGGAATCGGCGTCAGCCTGCAGATGGTCTTTGGCGCGATCGCCGGCGGCATGTTCGTGCGCCTGGGCCCGACGGTGGGTGCGGTGTTCACGCTCTTGCTGGCGGAAGCGCTGCGCCTCGCGCTCGGACACGACATACACGGTCTCGATGTCACGCTCTACGGGCTCATGCTGGTGCTGTTCATCATCTTCATGCCCAAGGGCATCCTCGGCGCGGCCATCGCCGCGCTGGAGGAGCGTCGTGCGCCCAAGCCTTTACCCGCCACCTTGACGAGATAA
- a CDS encoding GntR family transcriptional regulator, which yields MKALPHQPTLVDQVYEAILSEISAGKFAHDSRLIQEELAESLGVSRQPIQQALLLLKSHGILRDAPGRGLMVAPLEAEFVRNLYEVRGVLDGLASSKAAERAAVTARKEGPAFIKRGREAVASRSIPKMIAADMDFHFFLYGLSRNPLIAEASSPYWSYLRRVMGEVLLYDETPAEIWDQHEAILDAVIAADPQKAGQLAREHIAQASDTITERLAARAPAGPARVALTRVRRRRAQGV from the coding sequence GTGAAGGCACTTCCGCATCAACCAACGCTGGTCGATCAAGTCTACGAGGCGATCCTGTCGGAGATCTCAGCGGGCAAGTTCGCGCACGATAGCCGGCTGATTCAGGAAGAACTCGCCGAGTCGCTGGGTGTGTCGCGTCAGCCGATACAGCAGGCGCTGCTGCTGCTGAAGAGCCACGGCATCCTGCGCGATGCACCCGGGCGCGGATTGATGGTGGCGCCGCTGGAAGCCGAATTCGTGCGCAATCTGTACGAGGTTCGGGGCGTGCTCGACGGGCTCGCCAGCAGCAAGGCGGCGGAACGCGCAGCCGTCACCGCCCGCAAGGAGGGCCCTGCCTTCATCAAACGCGGCCGCGAAGCGGTGGCCAGCCGTTCGATCCCGAAGATGATCGCGGCCGACATGGACTTCCATTTCTTCCTCTACGGCTTGTCGAGAAACCCGCTGATCGCCGAAGCCAGTTCGCCCTATTGGAGCTACCTGCGGCGAGTGATGGGTGAGGTGCTTCTGTACGACGAGACACCGGCAGAGATCTGGGACCAGCACGAGGCCATTCTCGATGCGGTCATCGCAGCCGACCCGCAAAAAGCAGGGCAATTGGCGCGCGAGCACATCGCCCAGGCATCGGACACGATCACCGAGCGACTGGCGGCGCGGGCACCTGCCGGGCCGGCTCGCGTTGCATTGACGCGCGTGCGGCGCAGGCGCGCCCAGGGCGTCTAG
- a CDS encoding enolase C-terminal domain-like protein — translation MKTGTAAIRLTLESVQVQALSVPLRRPIVSRVGEYPNWPFILIDVHTREGVVGRSYLEPYVHKAVKPIAQVIENIAGEFIGKPIAPLDVYGGAMKTLHLNGRQGMTLIALSGLDMAIWDALARAAGLPLATLLGGSPGPVRAYNTNGLWLIPKEKLASEARSLVEEGNFRAIKMRLGRPSLKDDIEAIRIVRDAVGDDIILMSDFNQGLTFGEALQRMHGLDDQGLYWFEEPIVYDNYEGCAQIARDMKTPIQIGENIYGPREFHKAVLAKAADLYMPDLMRIGGVTGWMRSAAIAGAAGLPLSSHLYTPVSAQLLRVSESADWLEWSDWAEPFLAEPFLAKDGHAIVPDTPGNGLDWDEAAVKKYAM, via the coding sequence ATGAAAACCGGAACCGCTGCGATCAGGCTCACGCTGGAAAGCGTGCAGGTGCAGGCGCTGTCCGTGCCGCTGCGCCGGCCGATCGTCTCCAGGGTCGGCGAGTATCCGAACTGGCCGTTCATCCTGATCGACGTGCACACGCGCGAAGGCGTGGTCGGCCGCAGCTATCTCGAGCCGTATGTGCACAAGGCGGTGAAGCCGATCGCCCAAGTGATCGAGAACATCGCCGGGGAGTTCATCGGCAAGCCGATCGCGCCGCTCGACGTGTACGGCGGGGCGATGAAGACGCTGCATCTGAACGGCCGCCAGGGCATGACCTTGATCGCGCTGTCCGGGCTCGACATGGCGATCTGGGACGCGCTCGCACGTGCCGCCGGCCTGCCGCTCGCGACCCTGCTCGGGGGTAGCCCCGGCCCGGTCCGCGCCTACAACACCAACGGCCTGTGGCTGATCCCGAAAGAAAAGCTTGCCTCCGAAGCCAGGTCGCTGGTGGAAGAAGGCAACTTCAGGGCGATCAAGATGCGCCTCGGCCGGCCGAGCCTGAAGGACGACATCGAGGCGATCCGCATCGTGCGCGACGCGGTCGGCGACGACATCATCCTGATGAGCGACTTCAACCAGGGGCTCACCTTCGGAGAGGCGCTGCAGCGCATGCACGGGCTGGACGACCAGGGGCTGTACTGGTTCGAAGAGCCGATCGTGTACGACAACTACGAAGGCTGCGCGCAGATCGCGCGCGACATGAAAACGCCGATCCAGATCGGCGAGAACATCTATGGCCCGCGCGAGTTCCACAAGGCGGTGTTGGCCAAAGCGGCAGACCTCTACATGCCGGATCTCATGCGCATCGGCGGCGTCACCGGCTGGATGCGCTCGGCCGCGATCGCCGGCGCCGCGGGCTTGCCACTGTCGAGCCACCTCTACACGCCGGTCTCCGCGCAACTGCTGCGCGTGAGCGAATCCGCCGACTGGCTGGAATGGAGCGACTGGGCCGAGCCCTTCCTCGCCGAGCCCTTCCTGGCGAAAGACGGCCACGCCATCGTGCCCGACACTCCCGGCAACGGTCTGGACTGGGACGAGGCGGCAGTGAAAAAGTACGCGATGTAA
- a CDS encoding Rieske (2Fe-2S) protein, which translates to MESRRRIFRLIAGIAAGLATRTAFANDEGQILVGDRLVLHTAQGEPVALRPADVKPGKVVLAFPFDPATKKIRNESRLSKILLVRVDESRFDEATRQRAAGGVLAFSAVCTHAGCDVNAWMKQTHKLLCYCHSSQFDPYASGRVAEGPAPRSLPWLPIRLEGEELVVAGQLSAPAGAPA; encoded by the coding sequence GTGGAATCCAGGCGGCGCATCTTTCGCCTAATCGCCGGCATCGCTGCCGGACTGGCTACCCGAACGGCTTTTGCAAACGACGAGGGCCAGATCCTGGTCGGAGACCGCCTCGTGCTTCACACCGCCCAAGGCGAACCGGTGGCACTGCGGCCCGCAGACGTCAAACCCGGCAAAGTGGTTCTGGCGTTTCCCTTCGACCCTGCGACCAAGAAGATTCGCAACGAATCGCGCCTGAGCAAGATCCTGCTGGTTCGGGTAGACGAATCCAGGTTCGACGAGGCGACGAGGCAACGCGCCGCTGGCGGCGTGCTGGCGTTTTCCGCCGTGTGCACCCATGCCGGCTGTGACGTCAACGCGTGGATGAAACAGACGCACAAGCTGCTTTGCTATTGCCATTCCTCACAGTTCGACCCCTACGCCTCCGGAAGGGTGGCGGAGGGGCCGGCGCCCCGCAGCCTGCCCTGGCTGCCGATAAGGCTGGAGGGTGAGGAGTTGGTGGTGGCTGGGCAACTGAGCGCTCCGGCGGGCGCGCCCGCCTAG
- a CDS encoding PQQ-dependent dehydrogenase, methanol/ethanol family, with protein sequence MRNTRKNRIGALVIAPIMAMATAHGMDYVPVTDARLKNPEPANWLQYRGNYAGWGYSPLKQINSKNAKNLTVAWSFATGQAEGHQSPPIVNNGYMFITTPGSQVIALNAKTGEEIWRFKKELPRDLLQLHPTNRGVALYGDKVYYTTLDTFLVALDAKTGKQVWESKIGEWKHGYYTTVAPLAVKGKILVGISGGEMGVRGFVKAFDAESGKEAWVFHTVPAPGEPGGDTWPGETYKTGGGATWVTGTYDPETNLTFWGTGNPGPWPTEGRKGDNLYTTSVVALDADTGKLKGYHQYHWHDAWDWDEVSAPVLIDTEIGGKKVKTAVHAGRNGYLWVLERTKDKMNFLAAHKYVEQDVFTSIDPKTGRPSYDPARTPGKVATTFCPSLWGGKDWLPEAYNPDTGLFYIPATNNLCSELPEPEEGLEYQPGGLYIGYPIPDVLGSLRLGKNAHKSIGEVQAWNLKTGKQVWTHTYKGINWGPLLTTGGNLVFGGGTADRKFRAFNATTGEVVWEYPTPSGVTGVPTSYEIDGVQYVAVQSGWGVDAQRMQAGIDAATNTKTNVPQGGTVMVFKLGNK encoded by the coding sequence ATGAGAAACACCAGAAAGAACAGGATCGGAGCGCTAGTGATCGCCCCCATCATGGCCATGGCGACCGCTCATGGCATGGACTACGTGCCAGTCACCGACGCCAGGCTGAAAAATCCTGAACCGGCCAACTGGCTGCAGTATCGCGGCAACTACGCTGGCTGGGGCTACAGTCCGCTGAAGCAGATCAACTCCAAGAACGCGAAGAACCTGACCGTGGCCTGGTCGTTCGCTACCGGGCAGGCGGAGGGCCATCAGTCGCCGCCGATCGTCAACAACGGCTATATGTTCATCACCACGCCGGGCAGCCAGGTGATCGCCCTCAACGCCAAAACCGGCGAAGAGATCTGGCGCTTCAAGAAAGAGCTGCCGAGGGATCTGCTGCAGCTGCACCCGACCAACCGCGGCGTAGCGCTGTATGGCGACAAAGTGTACTACACCACCCTCGATACCTTCTTGGTCGCGCTGGACGCCAAAACCGGCAAGCAGGTGTGGGAGTCGAAGATCGGCGAGTGGAAGCACGGGTACTACACCACGGTGGCGCCGCTCGCCGTCAAGGGCAAGATCCTTGTCGGCATTTCCGGCGGCGAGATGGGCGTTCGCGGATTCGTCAAGGCATTCGACGCCGAGAGCGGCAAGGAAGCGTGGGTATTTCACACCGTTCCCGCACCTGGAGAACCGGGCGGCGACACTTGGCCCGGCGAAACTTACAAGACCGGCGGCGGCGCCACCTGGGTCACCGGCACATACGACCCGGAAACCAACCTAACCTTCTGGGGCACCGGCAACCCCGGCCCGTGGCCCACCGAAGGCCGCAAGGGCGATAATCTCTACACGACCTCGGTGGTGGCGCTCGATGCGGATACCGGCAAACTCAAGGGCTACCACCAGTACCACTGGCACGACGCCTGGGACTGGGATGAGGTGTCCGCGCCGGTGCTCATCGACACGGAGATCGGCGGCAAGAAGGTCAAGACCGCCGTGCACGCCGGCCGCAACGGCTATCTCTGGGTACTGGAGCGCACGAAGGACAAGATGAACTTCCTCGCCGCGCACAAGTATGTCGAGCAGGATGTGTTCACCAGCATCGATCCGAAGACCGGCCGGCCGTCCTACGATCCCGCGCGCACCCCGGGCAAGGTGGCGACCACGTTCTGCCCGTCGCTGTGGGGCGGCAAGGACTGGCTGCCGGAAGCCTACAACCCGGACACCGGCCTGTTCTACATCCCAGCCACCAACAACCTGTGCTCCGAATTGCCCGAGCCCGAAGAAGGCCTTGAGTACCAACCGGGTGGACTGTACATCGGCTATCCGATTCCCGACGTACTGGGCAGCCTGCGCCTGGGCAAGAATGCGCACAAGAGCATCGGAGAAGTGCAGGCGTGGAACCTGAAGACCGGCAAGCAAGTCTGGACGCACACTTACAAGGGCATCAACTGGGGGCCGCTGCTGACCACCGGCGGTAACCTGGTGTTCGGTGGAGGCACGGCCGACCGTAAGTTCCGCGCCTTCAACGCTACTACCGGCGAAGTTGTGTGGGAGTACCCCACGCCGTCGGGCGTAACCGGAGTGCCGACCTCCTACGAGATCGATGGCGTCCAGTACGTGGCCGTGCAATCAGGCTGGGGCGTGGATGCGCAGCGCATGCAAGCCGGCATCGATGCCGCCACCAACACCAAGACCAATGTCCCGCAGGGCGGCACGGTCATGGTGTTCAAGCTGGGCAATAAGTAA
- a CDS encoding MFS transporter → MSQIARAAPLPQPVAAEKLAYQKVTLRLVPFLFLCYLAAYLDRVNVGFAKLQMQDDLGFSSTVYGLGAGIFFVGYVLFEVPSNMILHKVGAKLWIARIMITWGLISGAMMFVETPTQFYLLRFLLGVAEAGFIPGVLLYLTYWYPAARRGRIVALFLAGIPVSSIFGGPVSGWILNTFADVGGLRGWQWLFVIEAMPSVILGILTLFLLDDGVRDVKWLTEAEKRIISDRIAEENQEKGGHAGFGDAFKSGRVWLLSVAYFFFASAIYVTSFWLPTLIKARGVNDPLHIGLLVAIPYTVATIAMIWTNVHADRTRERRWHAALPCFLAGVGLLLSALPGQALVYGMLALTLATAGACAAVAAFWSLPAAFLVGAAAATGIALINSLGNVAGFVSTSLVGWISDLTGSAQASLYLFGALMFVGGAMVLAIPAKLVNK, encoded by the coding sequence ATGTCGCAAATCGCACGCGCCGCACCGCTGCCCCAGCCCGTGGCAGCTGAGAAACTCGCTTACCAGAAGGTCACGCTGCGGCTCGTGCCCTTCCTCTTCCTCTGCTATCTCGCCGCCTATCTGGACCGGGTGAACGTCGGCTTTGCCAAGCTGCAGATGCAAGACGATCTGGGTTTCAGCAGCACCGTCTACGGTCTTGGCGCGGGCATCTTCTTCGTCGGTTACGTGCTGTTCGAGGTGCCGAGCAACATGATCCTGCACAAGGTCGGCGCAAAGCTGTGGATCGCACGCATCATGATCACCTGGGGTCTGATTTCCGGCGCGATGATGTTCGTGGAAACGCCGACGCAGTTCTACCTCCTGCGCTTCCTGCTCGGCGTGGCGGAAGCCGGGTTCATTCCCGGCGTGCTGCTCTACCTCACTTATTGGTATCCGGCGGCGCGCCGCGGTCGCATCGTCGCCCTGTTTCTGGCGGGCATTCCGGTCTCCAGCATCTTTGGCGGCCCGGTCTCCGGCTGGATTCTCAATACCTTCGCCGATGTCGGCGGTTTGCGCGGCTGGCAGTGGCTGTTCGTGATCGAAGCGATGCCGTCGGTGATTCTGGGCATTCTCACGTTGTTTCTTCTCGATGACGGGGTGCGCGACGTCAAGTGGCTCACCGAAGCCGAAAAACGCATCATCAGCGACCGCATCGCGGAAGAAAACCAGGAAAAAGGCGGCCACGCCGGTTTCGGCGATGCCTTCAAGAGCGGGCGCGTCTGGCTGTTGAGCGTGGCCTATTTCTTCTTTGCGAGCGCGATCTACGTCACCAGCTTCTGGCTGCCGACGCTGATCAAGGCGCGCGGCGTGAACGACCCGCTGCACATCGGACTGCTAGTCGCCATCCCTTACACGGTGGCGACGATCGCGATGATCTGGACCAACGTGCACGCCGACCGCACCCGCGAACGCCGCTGGCACGCCGCCTTGCCGTGCTTCCTCGCCGGAGTCGGGCTGCTGCTGAGCGCCCTGCCGGGGCAAGCTCTGGTTTACGGCATGCTGGCACTCACCTTGGCCACCGCGGGTGCCTGCGCCGCAGTGGCCGCCTTCTGGAGTCTGCCCGCAGCGTTCTTGGTCGGGGCCGCGGCGGCGACGGGCATCGCGCTGATCAATTCGCTGGGCAACGTCGCCGGATTCGTCAGCACCTCGCTGGTCGGGTGGATCAGCGATCTGACTGGCAGCGCCCAGGCGAGCCTGTACCTGTTCGGTGCACTGATGTTCGTCGGTGGCGCGATGGTTCTGGCGATTCCGGCAAAGCTGGTTAACAAGTAA
- a CDS encoding AMP-binding protein, giving the protein MDASKYGTLYQSLQRTAARFGDRTAYAVPPMAGRAYHPEGWEVTWAQTLAAVEEKKRIYANAGYGYGHRVAMLFDQRPEFFFHYYALNALGAGVVPINPDYRADEIRYVVEHSEASLALAIDSRLAEIEAVARAIGGVLPVVSFERFPDRLPAPARPAQAGTPGPDTEAALLYTSGTTGRPKGCILTNEYFHSFGACYLSLGGRLEFREGETRLYNPLPLHHANALSVSTPALLLCGGCLIFPDRFHASTWWKDLIATRANAAQFQGIIPNILLKLPPCPEERQHSVRFSLCAGVEPSQHELFEKRFGFPVVEMWAMTETGRLISDSVEPRSIHTRAFGRPNAWVEVRVVDEQGRDLPPNQPGEMLIRHSAQTPRKGFFSGYLKNPEATEEAWRGGWFHTGDVVARDDTGMLYFVDRKRNIIRRSGENIAAAEIEACLTAHDKVKQVAVIAAPDEVREEEVMACVIAKSPEDVATEEARKALAQALFDWCFERMAYFKAPGWILFVDSLPTGTSAKVQKIHIFPTGTDPRKQSGAIDLRAQKKQTKPAVSH; this is encoded by the coding sequence ATGGACGCTTCCAAGTACGGAACTCTTTACCAATCCTTGCAGCGCACCGCCGCGCGGTTCGGCGACCGGACGGCCTATGCGGTGCCGCCGATGGCCGGCCGCGCCTACCACCCGGAGGGCTGGGAGGTCACCTGGGCGCAGACCCTCGCTGCGGTCGAGGAGAAGAAGCGCATCTACGCGAACGCCGGCTATGGCTACGGGCACCGGGTCGCGATGCTGTTCGACCAGCGGCCGGAATTCTTCTTTCACTATTACGCGCTGAACGCGCTCGGCGCCGGCGTCGTCCCGATCAATCCCGATTACCGCGCCGACGAGATCCGCTATGTCGTGGAGCACTCGGAGGCGAGCCTCGCGCTCGCGATCGACAGCCGGCTCGCCGAGATCGAGGCGGTGGCGCGAGCGATCGGCGGCGTCCTGCCGGTGGTGTCCTTCGAGCGCTTTCCCGACCGTCTGCCTGCGCCGGCGCGCCCGGCGCAGGCTGGCACGCCGGGTCCCGACACCGAGGCCGCGCTGCTCTACACCTCGGGTACCACCGGGCGCCCGAAGGGCTGCATCCTCACCAACGAATACTTCCACAGTTTCGGCGCCTGTTATCTTTCGCTCGGCGGCCGCCTGGAGTTTCGCGAAGGCGAAACACGCCTGTACAACCCGCTGCCCTTGCACCATGCCAATGCGCTGTCGGTCTCCACGCCCGCCCTGCTGCTGTGCGGCGGCTGCCTGATCTTTCCCGACCGCTTCCACGCCAGCACCTGGTGGAAGGACCTGATCGCCACCCGCGCGAACGCGGCCCAGTTCCAGGGCATCATCCCCAACATCCTGCTGAAACTGCCGCCCTGCCCGGAAGAGCGCCAGCACAGCGTGCGCTTTTCGCTGTGCGCCGGCGTCGAGCCCAGCCAGCATGAACTCTTCGAGAAGCGCTTCGGCTTTCCCGTCGTCGAGATGTGGGCAATGACCGAGACCGGTCGCCTCATCAGCGACAGCGTCGAGCCGCGCTCGATTCACACCCGGGCATTCGGGCGGCCCAACGCCTGGGTCGAGGTACGTGTAGTCGACGAGCAGGGTCGCGACCTGCCGCCCAACCAGCCCGGCGAAATGCTCATCCGCCACAGCGCGCAGACGCCGCGCAAGGGCTTCTTCTCCGGCTACCTCAAGAATCCCGAGGCGACCGAAGAGGCCTGGCGCGGCGGATGGTTCCATACCGGCGATGTCGTCGCGCGCGACGACACCGGCATGCTGTACTTTGTCGATCGCAAGAGAAACATCATCCGCCGCTCGGGCGAGAACATTGCCGCGGCCGAGATCGAGGCCTGTCTGACCGCGCACGACAAGGTGAAGCAGGTCGCTGTCATCGCCGCGCCCGACGAGGTGCGCGAGGAAGAAGTCATGGCCTGCGTGATCGCCAAGTCGCCCGAGGATGTCGCCACCGAAGAGGCGCGCAAGGCGCTGGCGCAGGCGCTGTTCGACTGGTGCTTCGAGCGCATGGCCTACTTCAAGGCACCGGGCTGGATACTGTTCGTCGACAGCCTGCCCACCGGCACGTCGGCCAAGGTGCAGAAGATCCACATCTTCCCCACCGGTACCGACCCGCGCAAGCAGTCCGGCGCGATCGACCTGCGCGCGCAGAAGAAACAGACAAAGCCGGCCGTCTCCCACTGA